The nucleotide sequence TCATTGTCACCGAAACATCCGACGATTTTGCATTTCAATTGGCGTAACGGAGGAACCGCGAAAGAGGAAACGAGATCTCCTGCGAATACGACCAGCTGACAGTCGGCTTCGTTGAAGACCTCGACCGCTCGGCGAATGTGGTCCAGGTGGTCGTGGCTATCCGCGAAGATACCAATCAGCATCAATGAAACCTGCTTTGTTTGACGGCTCGTGAAGTGTGGTTGATGTCGCTGCCGACTGCATCACAACGAGTCAGAGACAGGGGAGGGAACCGCCTCCGACATCCTTGCCGCACCTGCAAGGGGGCGGTAGCATACGAAGACATCTCGCAGAAAAAATTTCTGACCGATCTGCTTTACGAGGGAACGTAACCAGTGGCTCATCTTCTGGCTCGCACGTAAGGAAATCAACCGTGGCCAACGCGACAGGCATGGAGATCGAACGGCTGAAGGAGACGGCGAAAGCCATCCGGCGGCTGATCATCACGATCACCACGGAAGCGGGAAGTGGCCATCCGACCAGCAGTCTTTCTGCAGTTGAAGTCGTCACCGCCCTGTACTTCGGCGGCTTCCTGCGACATCACAAAGAGAATCCTCGAGACCCGCTCAGGGACCGATTCATTCTCAGCAAAGGACACGCGGTTCCTGTTCTGTACTCGGCGCTCTGTCAGGCAGGCTATTACTCCGTCGACGAAATTCGGACGCTGCGAAAGCTGGGGAGTCCCTTCGAGGGGCATCCCAATATGAAACGTCTGGAGACCATGGAAGCCTCGACTGGTTCACTGGGGCAGGGGCTCTCACTGGGGGTGGGCCATGCGCTGGGCTGTCGTCTCGATGGAATCGACGCTCATACATACGTGATGCTGGGTGATGGAGAGATGGGCGAAGGGCAAGTCTGGGAAGCGGTCGCGTCTGCCGAGAAGTATCGGCTGTCAAACCTGACTGCGATTGTGGACCAGAACGGTTTCCAGCAGACAGGCTCGACAAAGGACGTACTGGATCTCAAGCCGTTCGCTCCCAAGTTCGAAGCGTTCGGCTGGCACACACAAGTAATCGATGGAAACTCGATGGAATCCGTCGTCAGCGCCCTCGAGACAGTGAAGTCTGTAACGGACCGGCCGACAGCCATCATTTCTCAAACGAAAAAAGGATTCGGAATCCTGCCGATACTCGAAGCGGCAGGAGACCTGAACTATCATGGAAAACCACTCTCGCATGAGCTGGCTCAGCAGGCCCTTTCACTGTTGAGCTGAGCGAGAACAAGCTGAACTAAAAAAATGTCA is from Schlesneria sp. DSM 10557 and encodes:
- a CDS encoding transketolase, which produces MANATGMEIERLKETAKAIRRLIITITTEAGSGHPTSSLSAVEVVTALYFGGFLRHHKENPRDPLRDRFILSKGHAVPVLYSALCQAGYYSVDEIRTLRKLGSPFEGHPNMKRLETMEASTGSLGQGLSLGVGHALGCRLDGIDAHTYVMLGDGEMGEGQVWEAVASAEKYRLSNLTAIVDQNGFQQTGSTKDVLDLKPFAPKFEAFGWHTQVIDGNSMESVVSALETVKSVTDRPTAIISQTKKGFGILPILEAAGDLNYHGKPLSHELAQQALSLLS